One window of Cydia strobilella chromosome 10, ilCydStro3.1, whole genome shotgun sequence genomic DNA carries:
- the LOC134744771 gene encoding circadian clock-controlled protein daywake-like, with protein MHWYLPFLCIAGFFIEHGFTRLTPDFIHPCPLDNKPCVMQSTIDAIPYFTKGMPDLGVPTLDPFYIDRLSIPLAGLKISFFNGNVTGFRKAVIDNVESNLAKRKFVLEFHSNVTLKGGYEATGTILTFPINGEGDAKIKITNLKMKITMNLDMKSDDKGVNHLFFKDYKYSFGSGDKVQYNLTNLIKDSPELSRTLLQFLNENWKLVSETFGKPILDYATELALRTIEKFFLAVPFEELIEGPLPSFK; from the exons ATGCACTGGTACTTGCCGTTTTTATGTATAGCTGGATTTTTTATTGAACATGGATTTACTAGATTGacac CGGACTTTATCCACCCATGTCCTTTAGACAACAAGCCGTGCGTAATGCAATCCACAATTGATGCAATCCCTTACTTCACGAAGGGAATGCCTGACTTGGGAGTACCAACTTTAGATCCTTTTTATATCGACAGACTATCGATTCCGCTTGCAGGACTTAAGATTTCCTTCTTTAATGGAAACGTTACTGGATTCAGGAAGGCCGTCATAGATAATGTTGA GTCTAATTTAGCTAAACGCAAATTCGTCCTAGAGTTCCACAGCAATGTTACCCTCAAGGGAGGTTACGAGGCCACGGGGACAATACTCACCTTCCCCATTAATGGAGAAGGAGAcgccaaaataaaaataa CTAACCTCAAAATGAAGATCACGATGAATTTGGATATGAAGTCAGATGACAAGGGtgtcaatcatttatttttcaagGATTACAAATATAGCTTCGGCTCTGGCGATAAAGTGCAATACAACTTGACTAATCTCATTAAAGACAGTCCCGAATTGA GCCGAACTCTGCTGCAGTTCCTGAACGAAAATTGGAAACTCGTGTCTGAAACGTTCGGGAAACCAATATTAGATTACGCAACAGAACTGGCTCTGAGGACCATCGAGAAGTTCTTTCTCGCTGTGCCTTTTGAAGAGTTAATTGAAGGACCTCTCCCTTCGtttaaataa
- the LOC134744772 gene encoding circadian clock-controlled protein daywake-like yields MQWHFSFLCIAGFFIKYGLTRLTPDFIHPCKVDDRACLIQSTIDAIPYFTKGIPELGIPTLDPFYVEIVAIPLAGLNISFFKSNIFGFRKAVIDNVESNFAKRKLVIELHSNVTSKGGYEATGRILTFPINGEGDAKITITNLKLKVMMNLDTMSDDKGVNHLFIKNYKNNIDFGGKVHYNLTNLFKNNPELSRAMLQLLNENWKLVAEEFGKPIVAYATELILRAIDKFFLAVPYEELFEGPLPF; encoded by the exons ATGCAGTGGCACTTTTCATTTTTATGCATCGCTGGATTTTTCATTAAATATGGACTTACCAGATTAACAC CGGACTTCATCCACCCGTGTAAAGTGGATGACAGGGCGTGCTTAATACAATCAACAATAGATGCAATCCCATACTTCACCAAGGGAATTCCTGAGTTAGGAATACCGACTTTAGATCCTTTCTACGTCGAGATAGTGGCGATTCCGCTTGCAGGACTTAATATTTCCTTCTTTAAAAGCAATATTTTTGGATTCAGAAAGGCTGTCATAGACAATGTCGA GTCTAATTTTGCTAAACGCAAATTGGTGATAGAGTTACATAGCAATGTTACCTCCAAGGGCGGTTACGAGGCCACGGGGAGAATACTCACCTTCCCCATTAATGGAGAAGGAGACGCCAAAATAACAATAA CTAACCTCAAACTGAAGGTCATGATGAATTTGGATACGATGTCAGATGACAAGGGtgtcaatcatttatttatcaagaattacaaaaataacatcGACTTTGGCGGTAAAGTGCATTACAACTTGACTAATCTCTTTAAAAACAATCCAGAGTTGA GCCGAGCCATGCTGCAGTTACTGAACGAAAATTGGAAACTCGTGGCTGAGGAGTTCGGGAAACCAATAGTGGCGTACGCCACAGAACTGATTCTGAGGGCCATCGATAAGTTCTTCCTCGCTGTGCCTTATGAAGAGCTGTTTGAAGGACCTTTACCCTTTTAA